The following proteins are encoded in a genomic region of Mycoplasmopsis columbinasalis:
- a CDS encoding YebC/PmpR family DNA-binding transcriptional regulator, with protein MAGHSHWAGIKHKKGANDAARGKIFQKLFKEIYVAGTANGALPDPELNPALKLAISKAKSKNMPKANIERALAKAKGEGKDGVSYTETLFNGTISGGGTFLVKTLSDNMKRTTSQMTMYFNRQNGSLGKTGQVPFQFDHKGVLEIAKNAIDEEQLTMIALDNGAEDIQNLEGSYLITTLPENFSLCKSAIEDVLGVTEFLQCEVTYLPNTTVSYDAEKLEKISEFLNTLEDDDDVQEVFHNIEFPEDDE; from the coding sequence ATGGCAGGACACTCACACTGAGCTGGCATTAAACACAAAAAAGGTGCCAACGACGCAGCCAGAGGAAAAATTTTTCAAAAATTATTTAAAGAAATTTATGTTGCTGGAACAGCAAACGGCGCACTTCCTGACCCTGAACTAAACCCTGCTTTGAAGCTTGCTATTTCGAAAGCTAAAAGTAAAAATATGCCAAAAGCAAATATTGAACGTGCTTTGGCAAAAGCTAAAGGTGAAGGCAAAGATGGTGTTAGTTATACTGAAACCTTATTCAACGGCACAATTAGTGGCGGTGGCACATTCTTAGTTAAAACTTTAAGCGACAATATGAAGAGAACCACTTCACAAATGACAATGTACTTCAACCGCCAAAATGGTTCGCTTGGTAAAACAGGACAAGTACCATTCCAATTTGACCACAAAGGTGTGCTTGAAATTGCTAAAAACGCAATTGATGAAGAACAACTCACAATGATTGCACTTGACAACGGTGCTGAAGATATTCAAAACCTTGAGGGTTCATACTTAATCACAACCTTGCCAGAAAACTTTAGTCTTTGCAAAAGTGCCATTGAAGATGTACTTGGTGTAACAGAATTCTTACAATGTGAAGTAACTTACCTTCCAAATACCACAGTAAGTTATGATGCGGAAAAATTAGAAAAAATTAGTGAATTCCTTAACACACTTGAAGATGACGATGACGTCCAAGAAGTGTTTCACAACATCGAATTTCCAGAAGATGACGAATAA
- a CDS encoding HpyAIV family type II restriction enzyme, giving the protein MNFNDFSNEIKYRLTTNRGPRMLEKLIEAPDRFFNVLTPLNFKIKLEQSFLRTQENVYFKYLCELAINFFIGVKKFLALENRPQIVVIDTAPDGTHNAYEFKFNFHMAFGDEQGKTIYYVIRKKRDSLSKTEADEFIKHILDYQSKLYKIDVVNDNKVELLIWFVDSETKRNKEFFENTTAQPEFIGKNIKFFYGGELFEYFQDNDYWLNISNFLKEFHSQNHDYFLTLPNLDSDRETLEYLVRLSEQKWNKFNSVEPIYVLMRKHIFDQTNAKSNYLKAVKMRHELLKYDDSNPEKDELIKMILIRDQEQESEQ; this is encoded by the coding sequence ATGAATTTTAATGATTTTAGCAACGAAATTAAATATCGTTTAACAACAAACCGTGGTCCTAGAATGTTAGAAAAATTAATTGAAGCACCGGATCGTTTTTTTAATGTTTTAACTCCACTAAATTTTAAAATCAAATTAGAACAATCATTTTTGCGTACACAAGAAAATGTTTATTTTAAATATCTTTGTGAGCTAGCAATTAATTTTTTTATTGGTGTAAAGAAATTTTTAGCGTTAGAAAATCGCCCGCAAATAGTTGTTATCGATACTGCGCCAGATGGCACACACAATGCATATGAATTTAAATTTAATTTTCATATGGCTTTTGGTGATGAACAAGGAAAAACAATTTATTATGTAATTCGTAAGAAACGAGATTCGTTGTCAAAAACTGAAGCTGATGAATTTATTAAACATATCCTTGATTATCAATCTAAACTCTATAAAATTGACGTTGTAAACGATAACAAAGTGGAATTACTAATTTGGTTTGTTGATTCTGAAACTAAAAGAAACAAAGAATTCTTTGAAAACACTACAGCGCAACCAGAATTTATAGGAAAAAATATTAAATTTTTCTATGGCGGTGAGTTATTTGAATACTTCCAAGATAATGATTACTGATTAAATATTAGTAACTTTTTAAAAGAGTTTCACTCACAAAATCATGATTATTTTTTGACTTTACCAAATTTAGATTCTGATCGCGAAACCTTGGAATATTTAGTGCGATTATCAGAGCAAAAATGGAATAAATTTAATTCAGTGGAACCAATTTATGTATTAATGCGTAAGCATATTTTTGATCAGACAAATGCAAAATCAAACTATCTTAAAGCTGTGAAAATGCGGCATGAACTTCTAAAATATGATGATTCAAATCCAGAAAAAGATGAATTAATTAAGATGATTTTAATACGTGATCAAGAGCAAGAAAGCGAGCAGTAA
- a CDS encoding alpha/beta fold hydrolase: MQLNYIQTKNYKIPIFFQSAESDTTFFFLHGLNSSSDFCLPIALLSPKFNIVAINFPGNKYFEDVDPTTITVEWWVEAAKEVLQQIKSKKIILVAHSMGGAVALNLTSDPRIKKIIMLSTIHPFVTETSSYSLLKKVIQPITLTHKIVGKTVTSFFNKFKKGKRLNESFSRESNWFNLLSNYVLNPEFLATLDQLYHVNKHLLVGVVGAKDNIIGAEAFNKYLDTLNVFCAKIGKTHSPIKDDAQNFFAFINNFCEPKKLRWRKKIVKFAKNVQNFESKVIRFDKTTEKMIKLIEQNETQDTVELKIALNSDDVKGSPDEF; the protein is encoded by the coding sequence ATGCAACTCAACTATATTCAAACTAAAAATTACAAAATACCAATCTTTTTTCAATCAGCTGAAAGTGATACGACTTTTTTCTTTTTGCATGGTTTAAATTCTTCTAGTGATTTTTGTTTGCCTATAGCCTTGCTTTCGCCTAAATTCAACATTGTTGCAATTAATTTTCCAGGTAATAAATATTTTGAAGACGTCGACCCCACTACTATTACTGTCGAATGATGAGTTGAGGCCGCAAAAGAAGTTTTGCAACAGATTAAATCTAAAAAAATCATCCTTGTTGCACATTCAATGGGTGGCGCAGTTGCACTAAACTTAACTAGCGATCCACGCATTAAAAAAATCATTATGCTTTCAACTATTCATCCTTTCGTAACTGAAACTAGTTCTTATTCTTTACTAAAAAAAGTAATTCAACCAATTACATTAACGCATAAAATTGTTGGCAAAACTGTTACTTCTTTTTTTAATAAATTTAAAAAAGGCAAAAGATTAAATGAAAGTTTTTCAAGAGAAAGTAACTGGTTCAATTTACTATCAAACTATGTTCTTAATCCAGAATTTTTAGCAACACTAGACCAACTTTATCATGTCAACAAACACCTTTTAGTTGGCGTAGTTGGTGCGAAGGATAACATTATTGGTGCTGAAGCTTTTAACAAATACTTGGATACTTTGAATGTTTTTTGCGCCAAAATTGGTAAAACTCATTCACCGATTAAAGATGATGCACAGAACTTTTTTGCATTTATTAATAATTTTTGTGAACCAAAAAAATTGCGCTGACGTAAAAAAATAGTTAAATTCGCAAAAAACGTTCAAAACTTTGAATCAAAAGTAATTAGGTTTGATAAAACTACTGAAAAAATGATTAAACTAATTGAACAAAATGAAACACAAGATACTGTTGAATTAAAAATAGCTTTAAATAGTGACGATGTTAAAGGAAGTCCTGATGAATTTTAA
- the nadE gene encoding NAD(+) synthase, producing the protein MKRYGVCAYNTETKNFVCNKEMVTSYANYLVKWLQTKVRDAHAKGVIVGLSGGIDSTLVAALAQKAFPDNHLAVVMPIDSMAHEQHDLKAIISHLHLKTITVDLAASFQTLTKQLMQFTNLDLLPQSNIKPRLRMTTLYALAQQHNYLVLGTDNADEYHIGYFTKFGDGGADLLPLVHLLKCEVRALAKHLGVPDSVIHKAPSAGLWEGQSDENELGFSYADLDEYLATGHCNPVSQAKIERLHQSSQHKRDKIYQPLPFADVCECRKSVTEKE; encoded by the coding sequence ATGAAAAGATATGGTGTTTGCGCCTATAACACAGAGACAAAGAATTTTGTATGTAACAAGGAAATGGTCACAAGTTATGCTAATTATTTAGTTAAATGATTACAAACCAAAGTTCGCGATGCACACGCAAAAGGTGTGATTGTTGGACTAAGTGGTGGCATTGATTCGACCTTAGTTGCAGCACTTGCGCAAAAAGCATTTCCTGATAACCATCTAGCAGTAGTAATGCCAATTGATTCGATGGCACATGAACAACATGATTTAAAAGCAATTATTTCACACTTGCATTTAAAAACAATAACAGTTGATTTAGCTGCTTCTTTTCAAACACTAACAAAACAACTGATGCAATTTACTAACCTGGATTTATTACCACAAAGCAACATCAAACCTCGTTTGCGAATGACAACCTTGTACGCATTGGCGCAACAACATAATTATTTAGTTCTTGGCACCGACAATGCTGACGAATACCACATTGGTTATTTCACCAAATTTGGTGATGGTGGCGCGGATTTGTTACCACTGGTACATTTACTTAAATGCGAAGTTAGAGCATTAGCTAAACATTTAGGTGTACCTGATAGTGTAATTCACAAAGCGCCATCAGCTGGTCTATGAGAAGGACAAAGTGATGAAAATGAACTTGGTTTTTCTTACGCAGACCTTGACGAATACTTAGCAACTGGGCACTGTAACCCAGTTAGTCAAGCAAAAATTGAACGTTTACACCAAAGTTCGCAACACAAACGTGATAAAATTTATCAACCTTTGCCATTTGCAGATGTCTGCGAGTGTCGCAAAAGTGTAACGGAAAAAGAGTAG
- a CDS encoding DUF2179 domain-containing protein — translation MIQNLNNDESVPKNVTTDSTSKNTSDAPRREYQDNSLPEYDIFAKEGENDVKEIIRKTNTKYRYTKMSNFVLRFSRFYAPMPISKIVVFTAVFAVIFGIIGILFVKNPGIYNFGAAAIGQALSKIVNVLLRTNQGVNSTIYNIIDHSLFWILYLIISFPIFWFGFKKVGKNFTWITLEFLIISSLVSFMLGQIPALNNFYLMGNFSTSSISAEGKTLIANQLWAGKEQIWNLVPLEWTDGGNIIAQIIFAIVYGVMLAFFFAVVAIMGGSAGVTGIVGEYYSTVKQKSFGTVNAYINLVIMTISVFIGTFLAGSIILQDLAGRVNSIQGLSSSDLETIKKITQYKWLSQMYFSPNMISTLICNFVLAAVLNKLFPKFKIVQVKIYSPHMSAIRQAIITDKKTVNSFTISKGIGGYSGNQMRVLTCITLYKQVPRLIKLIRKVDENNALITINNIASVDGNLYLPETKF, via the coding sequence ATGATTCAAAATTTAAACAACGATGAATCTGTACCTAAAAATGTAACCACAGATTCAACTTCAAAAAACACATCTGATGCACCGCGTCGTGAATACCAAGATAATTCTTTACCAGAATATGATATTTTCGCCAAAGAAGGTGAAAATGACGTCAAAGAAATCATCAGAAAAACAAACACAAAATATCGTTACACTAAAATGTCTAATTTTGTGCTTAGGTTTTCACGTTTTTACGCTCCAATGCCTATTTCGAAAATTGTTGTGTTTACAGCCGTTTTTGCAGTAATATTCGGAATAATTGGTATTTTATTTGTGAAAAATCCTGGAATTTATAACTTTGGTGCTGCAGCAATAGGCCAAGCATTATCAAAAATTGTAAATGTGCTTCTTAGAACCAATCAAGGTGTCAATTCAACCATTTATAATATCATTGACCACTCATTATTCTGAATTCTTTATTTAATTATTAGTTTTCCAATCTTTTGATTCGGTTTTAAAAAGGTAGGTAAAAACTTCACTTGAATTACTCTGGAATTTCTTATCATCAGCAGTTTAGTGTCATTTATGCTTGGACAAATTCCTGCTTTAAACAACTTTTACTTGATGGGGAATTTTTCAACTTCTTCAATTAGTGCTGAAGGAAAAACATTAATTGCCAATCAATTATGAGCTGGTAAAGAACAAATTTGAAACTTAGTACCACTTGAATGAACTGATGGTGGCAACATAATTGCGCAAATTATTTTTGCTATTGTTTACGGTGTGATGTTAGCATTTTTCTTCGCTGTAGTTGCAATTATGGGTGGTTCCGCTGGTGTAACAGGTATTGTTGGTGAATATTATTCAACTGTTAAACAAAAAAGTTTCGGTACAGTCAACGCTTATATTAATTTAGTTATTATGACTATTTCTGTTTTTATCGGAACGTTCTTAGCTGGAAGCATCATTTTGCAAGATTTAGCAGGCAGAGTTAATTCAATTCAAGGTTTATCAAGTTCAGACTTAGAAACAATCAAAAAAATTACGCAATATAAATGATTAAGTCAAATGTATTTTTCACCTAATATGATTTCAACTTTAATTTGTAATTTTGTGCTTGCAGCAGTTCTTAACAAACTTTTTCCTAAATTTAAAATTGTCCAAGTGAAAATTTACTCGCCACATATGTCAGCAATTCGTCAAGCCATCATTACTGATAAAAAAACTGTCAATAGTTTCACAATTAGTAAAGGAATTGGCGGTTATTCAGGTAACCAAATGCGTGTTTTAACTTGCATTACGCTTTATAAACAAGTCCCTCGACTTATTAAATTAATTCGTAAAGTTGATGAAAACAATGCGTTGATTACGATTAACAATATTGCTTCGGTTGATGGTAATTTATATTTACCAGAAACAAAATTCTAA
- the mraZ gene encoding division/cell wall cluster transcriptional repressor MraZ gives MVYGQYERTIDAKNRIILPAKIRDILGSTFFITLGLENVIELRNVEQFHVFASKLNAQSNFDMNARMLKRMWLGSTQEIELDTQGRFVLPKQFIEASAIQKNLVFVGVGDIVELWAKETFDNYQTNLSLEQIRTAAETLAAKEGKNE, from the coding sequence GTGGTGTACGGACAATACGAAAGAACTATTGATGCAAAAAATAGAATAATCTTACCAGCCAAAATCAGAGATATTTTGGGTTCTACTTTTTTCATAACTTTAGGACTTGAAAACGTAATTGAACTGCGTAATGTGGAACAATTTCATGTTTTTGCTTCTAAGTTAAATGCTCAAAGTAATTTCGATATGAACGCTAGAATGCTCAAAAGAATGTGATTAGGTAGCACACAGGAAATCGAACTTGATACACAAGGTAGGTTTGTGTTGCCAAAACAATTCATTGAAGCTTCTGCTATTCAAAAAAATCTTGTGTTCGTAGGAGTAGGAGATATTGTGGAATTGTGAGCTAAGGAAACTTTTGATAATTACCAAACAAACCTTAGTCTCGAGCAAATACGCACTGCAGCTGAAACTCTAGCTGCTAAAGAAGGTAAAAATGAATAA
- a CDS encoding ZIP family metal transporter: MRTFFTNLIEALKGARANYGIIDWNQTSETNLAKFYFVLIAALIFLGIPILLVVILTFIKKQQLSKKGTVILYAFVTGFFITLAFFGFAREALEISSTQAGARGYTTNQIYGWNILLVGFGLALGVGFGFGLKKLVDYIAKSKVIRNDAHASAFVHSHDLLHDNDAHDHTSHSYAPDHSVTIATQTQSQQKNKIVALLLILTHRIPAGLIIGYSLNSFFEVGIGSFNAISGAFLISFVLHLIPEILIFYFRQLEMGVTRAKACGWSIASLLMLIPLMYIGIYLGKYINQVWQLSAFLQACVGGIFVFTGVIEFLPEFYHAHHEPKIFKRVMFAFFLGIIVCVIILAFHTHK; the protein is encoded by the coding sequence ATGAGAACATTTTTTACTAATCTAATTGAAGCTTTAAAGGGAGCGCGCGCTAACTACGGAATTATTGACTGGAACCAAACTAGTGAAACGAACTTAGCCAAATTTTATTTTGTCTTAATTGCCGCCTTAATCTTTCTGGGCATCCCGATTTTACTAGTTGTAATTCTTACTTTTATCAAAAAACAGCAATTAAGTAAAAAAGGTACCGTGATTCTTTATGCCTTTGTTACAGGCTTTTTCATCACACTGGCTTTTTTTGGATTCGCTCGCGAAGCACTCGAAATTAGCTCGACACAAGCAGGTGCGAGAGGTTATACTACAAACCAAATTTATGGTTGAAACATTCTGTTAGTTGGTTTTGGACTTGCTTTGGGCGTTGGTTTTGGTTTTGGTTTGAAAAAACTCGTTGACTACATCGCTAAATCAAAAGTAATTCGCAATGATGCACACGCAAGTGCGTTTGTGCATTCACATGATTTACTTCACGACAATGATGCGCACGACCACACTAGTCACAGCTATGCACCAGATCACTCAGTAACTATTGCCACACAAACTCAAAGTCAACAAAAAAATAAAATTGTCGCCTTGCTTTTAATTCTGACCCACCGGATTCCAGCAGGACTAATCATTGGCTATAGTTTAAATAGTTTCTTCGAAGTAGGCATTGGCAGTTTCAATGCCATTAGTGGTGCCTTTTTAATAAGTTTTGTCTTACATTTAATTCCTGAAATTTTAATTTTTTATTTCCGTCAGTTGGAAATGGGTGTAACTCGTGCCAAAGCTTGCGGTTGGTCAATTGCTTCGCTCTTAATGTTGATTCCACTCATGTATATTGGTATTTATCTTGGTAAATATATTAACCAAGTTTGACAACTAAGCGCCTTTTTACAAGCTTGTGTGGGTGGTATCTTTGTGTTTACTGGTGTAATTGAATTTTTACCTGAGTTCTACCACGCACACCACGAACCTAAAATTTTTAAACGTGTAATGTTTGCCTTTTTCCTTGGAATTATCGTTTGTGTGATTATTTTAGCCTTCCACACACATAAATAA
- the rsmH gene encoding 16S rRNA (cytosine(1402)-N(4))-methyltransferase RsmH: MNNKHYSVLLNECIQALNLSANGVYVDATLGLGGHAAAILKLIPEGKLFGFDKDEFAIEESRKRLSEIGSNFELIHSDFCWLKTKLATFKIESVDGIVADLGVSSPQLDLGERGFSYSKDARLDMRMDTSQTLDAHFVVNNYTEDELANVLHNYGEVKFARSLARRIVTSRPINTTLELANIVRSALPAAVVSKKNPNKAVFQAIRIEVNDELNSLRSFLEQGVSLLKVGASLAIISFHSLEDVMIKQFFGNLTKPKHHPKLPIQEDPNFKVKVIRVSAAELAENNRSRSAKLRVLTRLK; this comes from the coding sequence ATGAATAACAAACATTATTCTGTTTTACTCAATGAATGTATTCAGGCCCTAAATCTCTCTGCAAACGGAGTTTATGTTGACGCAACATTAGGTCTCGGTGGGCATGCGGCTGCAATTTTAAAGTTAATTCCAGAGGGAAAACTATTTGGTTTTGATAAAGACGAATTTGCGATAGAAGAAAGTCGCAAACGTTTAAGTGAAATAGGAAGTAACTTTGAATTAATTCATAGTGATTTTTGTTGGTTGAAAACAAAATTAGCAACATTTAAAATTGAAAGTGTCGATGGCATCGTGGCTGATTTAGGTGTTTCTTCACCGCAACTTGATTTAGGCGAACGCGGGTTTTCATATAGTAAAGACGCGCGCCTTGACATGCGAATGGATACAAGTCAAACTTTAGACGCACATTTCGTTGTAAACAACTACACTGAAGATGAACTAGCAAATGTCTTGCACAACTATGGCGAAGTTAAATTTGCTCGTAGTCTAGCTCGTAGGATCGTTACTTCCCGACCAATAAATACGACGTTAGAATTAGCAAACATTGTACGCAGTGCATTACCAGCGGCAGTTGTAAGCAAAAAAAATCCTAACAAAGCTGTTTTTCAAGCTATTAGAATTGAAGTAAATGATGAGTTAAACTCTTTGCGTTCATTTCTAGAACAAGGAGTGAGTTTGTTAAAAGTCGGGGCTTCCTTAGCCATTATTTCTTTTCATTCCTTAGAAGATGTGATGATTAAACAATTTTTTGGTAACTTAACAAAACCAAAACATCATCCGAAACTTCCGATCCAAGAAGACCCTAACTTTAAAGTTAAGGTGATTCGAGTTTCCGCAGCGGAACTCGCCGAAAACAATCGTTCGCGTAGTGCGAAGTTACGTGTACTGACAAGATTAAAATAG